The following proteins are encoded in a genomic region of Phycisphaera sp.:
- a CDS encoding DUF5698 domain-containing protein, protein MPEWYVLLLIFSARLLDVPIGTVRMIMVMNGHRYASAILGFFEVMIWMVAVGKAIQHIDSVVALVAYGAGFAVGTLIGMEIEQRLAIGWRVIRVINPRPELLLAERLRRKGYHTTRVDGEGGGGGFTREGPVEMVFLAVRRKIVPDVMEKVARIAPDAIVSVERAEKVSGFAGVPSVRAAEKPWRFGQLRK, encoded by the coding sequence ATGCCCGAATGGTACGTCCTGCTGCTTATCTTCAGCGCCCGCCTGCTCGACGTGCCCATCGGCACGGTCCGCATGATCATGGTGATGAACGGGCACCGCTACGCGTCGGCCATCCTGGGCTTCTTCGAGGTCATGATCTGGATGGTGGCCGTGGGCAAAGCCATCCAGCACATCGACAGCGTCGTCGCCCTGGTCGCCTACGGCGCGGGCTTCGCCGTGGGCACGCTCATCGGCATGGAGATCGAGCAACGCCTTGCCATTGGCTGGCGTGTGATCCGGGTCATCAACCCACGCCCCGAATTGCTTCTGGCCGAACGCCTGCGGCGCAAGGGCTATCACACCACCCGCGTCGACGGCGAGGGCGGCGGTGGCGGCTTCACGCGCGAGGGCCCGGTCGAGATGGTCTTCCTGGCCGTGCGGCGGAAGATCGTGCCCGATGTCATGGAAAAGGTCGCGCGTATCGCTCCGGACGCGATCGTGTCGGTCGAGCGGGCCGAGAAGGTCTCGGGGTTCGCTGGCGTGCCAAGCGTGCGGGCGGCGGAGAAGCCATGGCGGTTTGGGCAGCTGCGTAAATAA
- the fahA gene encoding fumarylacetoacetase: MASPTNTPPTNPHYPHYPIDETHNPKLESWVESANDPGTDFPIQNLPLCRFAPPGEWGLCDHLGVRIGDSILDLSEVANQVAIHSDSGGQAEAEIYDGENESQLFAEWSGPFGRRIRKRVQEILGTSIDAETRKKLESHLHDVKECEFDPPATIHDYTDFYASLYHATSVGSMFRPDNPILPNYKHIPIGYHGRASSIVPSGTEVRRPVGQQAPAEDGGSPSFGPCKLLDYELEMGVVVGRGNELGETIDIADAEQHMLGLCLVNDWSARDLQKWEYQPLGPFLAKSFATTVSPYIVTMEALAPFRVPAFERDAGDPSPLPYLSSESNSTAGGFDITLEVYLASEQMRAKNMDPIKLSSGNFKDMYWTLAQMLTHHSSNGCNMQPGDLLASGTVSGKTRNSRGCLLELTWNGDAFANPPMLVPGTDRTPITLPTGEERKFLADGDEVIIKGYCEREGFRRIGFGECRGIITPARSV, encoded by the coding sequence ATGGCCAGCCCGACCAACACGCCCCCCACCAACCCCCACTACCCCCACTACCCCATCGACGAGACCCACAACCCCAAGCTGGAGAGCTGGGTCGAGAGCGCCAACGACCCGGGGACGGACTTTCCGATCCAGAATCTGCCGCTGTGCCGCTTCGCACCGCCCGGCGAGTGGGGCCTGTGCGACCATCTTGGCGTCAGGATCGGAGACAGCATTCTCGACTTGTCGGAGGTCGCCAATCAGGTCGCAATCCACTCGGACTCGGGCGGGCAAGCCGAAGCGGAGATCTACGACGGCGAGAACGAATCGCAGCTCTTCGCCGAGTGGTCGGGACCATTCGGTCGCAGGATTCGCAAGCGCGTCCAAGAGATCCTCGGCACATCGATCGACGCCGAGACCCGCAAGAAGCTCGAATCGCACCTGCACGACGTAAAGGAGTGCGAGTTCGATCCTCCGGCGACCATCCACGACTACACCGACTTCTACGCCTCGCTCTACCACGCCACCAGCGTCGGCAGCATGTTCCGGCCCGACAACCCCATCCTGCCCAACTACAAGCACATCCCCATCGGCTACCACGGCCGGGCGTCGAGCATCGTGCCCAGCGGCACCGAGGTGCGTCGGCCCGTCGGCCAGCAGGCGCCCGCCGAGGACGGCGGCAGCCCAAGCTTCGGGCCTTGTAAGCTGCTCGACTACGAATTGGAGATGGGCGTGGTCGTCGGGCGAGGCAACGAGCTGGGCGAGACGATCGACATCGCCGACGCCGAGCAGCACATGCTCGGCCTGTGCCTGGTCAACGACTGGTCGGCCCGCGACCTGCAGAAGTGGGAGTACCAGCCGCTGGGCCCGTTCCTGGCCAAGAGCTTCGCGACGACGGTGAGCCCCTACATCGTGACGATGGAGGCGCTCGCGCCGTTCCGCGTGCCCGCCTTCGAGAGGGACGCGGGCGATCCGTCGCCGCTGCCGTATCTTTCGAGCGAGAGCAACAGCACCGCGGGTGGTTTTGATATCACGCTCGAGGTGTACCTCGCCAGCGAGCAGATGCGAGCCAAGAACATGGACCCCATCAAGCTGAGTAGCGGCAACTTCAAGGACATGTACTGGACCCTCGCCCAGATGCTCACCCACCACAGCTCCAACGGCTGCAACATGCAGCCCGGCGACCTGCTCGCGTCGGGAACAGTCTCGGGTAAGACGCGCAACAGCCGCGGCTGCCTCTTGGAACTCACCTGGAACGGCGACGCCTTCGCCAATCCCCCCATGCTCGTGCCGGGCACCGACCGCACGCCCATCACCCTGCCCACCGGCGAAGAACGCAAGTTCCTGGCCGACGGCGACGAAGTCATCATCAAGGGCTACTGCGAACGCGAGGGCTTCCGCCGCATCGGCTTCGGCGAGTGCCGGGGGATCATCACGCCGGCGAGGAGCGTGTAA